The Clupea harengus chromosome 6, Ch_v2.0.2, whole genome shotgun sequence genome contains a region encoding:
- the depdc7a gene encoding DEP domain-containing protein 7, which produces MHRPPDQGMAGKPFRATYIWSSIINNMQMRVEVKRRRHNLKTYEDCFLGSEAADVVLAHIIQSKFCGDAEVPRTKAVRLCQALMDSRVFEAVGTKVFGKEKRKVTFEDSSCSLYRFLNTQTPTTNSETIENGYHSPNKQRDSYISPSRRPDDQVSSNISPVKTDKTLEDVLGNFNFKTITPQMIDLGLSQELVDEVWQQQTVLRLLQLIELPLLESLLEGREKPRPYLHGMDSDPDLLYTSNYVDREILKAFSESQADNWLSAAVDCLEFLPDQLVVDVSRGLPKCSDDPDDCKRLIYRVLVQHYGEPQYPPLLSNHVFDIHSGISELLVNGKQEQALEALQLCLKLQDSHSREELRRLLRFMAAASQPQEVKLHKEIDNRMAVKRAFSSAIVYSSRLAKGKVDLMVLFMVDKHCDLFKIPVSLHKLVSDKMTNIIKKKDPDVITGSAYCRRIPGQAYAETIKKTTNDELWALLKTIHENPKLSVKEKKRLLGQFYRGHPEIFVEYFGSRLSTVDL; this is translated from the exons ATGCATCGACCCCCAG ACCAGGGGATGGCTGGCAAGCCGTTCCGGGCAACCTACATATGGAGCAGCATCATCAACAACATGCAGATGCGTGTGGAGGTGAAACGGAGGAGACACAACCTCAAGACCTACGAGGACTGCTTTCTGGGGTCCGAGGCGGCGGATGTGGTTCTGGCTCATATCATCCAGAGCAAGTTCTGTGGAGATGCCGAGGTTCCCCGGACCAAGGCAGTGCGCCTGTGTCAGGCTCTAATGGACTCCCGGGTGTTCGAGGCGGTTGGAACGAAGGTGTttggaaaggagaagaggaaagtcACCTTTGAAGACAGCAGCTGCAGCCTGTACAGGTTTCTGAATACACAAACCCCAACCACAAACTCTGAAACTATTGAGAATGGATATCACTCTCCTAATAAACAGAGGGACAGTTACATATCGCCATCGAGAAG GCCGGACGATCAGGTGAGCTCAAACATCTCCCCTGTTAAAACGGACAAGACTTTGGAAGATGTTCTAGGAAATTTCAACTTTAAAACAATTACACCTCAAATGATTGATTTGGGGTTATCACAAGAGT TGGTGGATGAAGTCTGGCAGCAGCAGACCGTGCTGAGGCTGCTGCAGCTGATAGAGCTCCCCCTACTGGAGAGTCTGCTGGAGGGTCGCGAGAAACCCCGTCCCTACCTCCACGGCATGGACAGCGACCCCGACCTGCTCTACACCAGCAACTATGTGGACCGTGAGATCCTCAAAGCCTTCAGCGAATCACA GGCGGATAACTGGCTCTCAGCGGCTGTGGACTGCCTGGAGTTCCTCCCTGATCAGCTGGTGGTGGACGTGAGCCGAGGGCTGCCCAAGTGCTCGGACGATCCAGACGACTGCAAGCGGCTGATCTACAGAGTGCTGGTGCAGCACTATGGCGAGCCGCAGTACCCGCCTCTGCTCAGCAACCATGTGTTCGACATTCACAGCGGCATCTCGGAGCTACTtg TGAATGGGAAGCAGGAGCAGGCTTTGGAGGCCCTGCAGCTGTGTCTGAAGCTCCAGGACTCACACAGTCGAGAGGAACTACGCAGACTGCTACGCTTCATGGCAGCAGCTTCCCAACCGCAGGAGGTGAAGTTACACAAGGAG ATCGATAACAGGATGGCAGTGAAGAGGGCTTTCTCGAGTGCCATTGTTTACAGTTCACGACTCGCCAAGGGGAAGGTTGACCTCATGGTACTGTTCATGGTGGACAAGCACTGTGACCTTTTTAAG ATCCCAGTGTCCTTGCACAAGCTTGTCAGTGATAAGATGACAAACATCATCAAGAAAAAAGACCCAGATGTGATAACGG GGTCAGCTTACTGCAGGAGAATCCCAGGACAGGCTTACGCAGAGACAATCAAGAAAACTACCAATGATGAGCTGTGGGCCCTACTCAAAACCATTCATGAGAACCCCAAACTCTCGGTGAAGGAGAAGAAACGTCTGCTCGGACAGTTCTACAGAGGCCACCCAGAGATCTTTGTGGAGTATTTTGGATCCAGACTGTCAACTGTCGATCTGTAG
- the cstf3 gene encoding cleavage stimulation factor subunit 3, whose product MAAEGASDQAAEYIPEKVKKAEKKLEENPYDLDAWSILIREAQNQPIDKARKTYERLVAQFPSSGRFWKLFIEAEIKAKNYDKVEKLFQRCLMKVLHIDLWKCYLSYVRETKGKLPSYKEKMAQAYDFALDKIGMEIMSYQIWVDYINFLKGVEAVGSYAENQRITAVRRVYQRGCVNPMINIEQLWRDYSKYEEGINVHLAKKMIEDRSRDYMNARRVAKEYETVMKGLDRNAPSVPPQNSPQEAQQVEMWKKYIQWEKSNPLRTEDQTLITKRVMFAYEQCLLVLGHHPDVWYEAAQYLEQSSKLLAEKGDMNNAKLFSDEAANIYERAIGTLLKKNMLLYFAFADYEESRMKYEKTHSIYNRLLTIEDIDPTLVYIQYMKFARRAEGIKHGRTVFKKAREDLRTRHHVYVTAALMEYYCSKDKSVAFKIFELGLKKYGDIPEYILAYIDYLSHLNEDNNTRVLFERVLTSGSLSPEKSGEIWARFLAFESNIGDLASILKVERRRFTAFKDEYEGKETALLVDRYKFMDLYPCSTSELKALGYKDVSRAKLAALLPETVVTPSTPAQKEEGDRKPEYPKPDTNQMIPFQPRHLAPPGLHPVPGGVFPVPPTAVLLMKLLPPPACFMGPFVQVDELIENFRRCTLPETVDAAVELITGRQPELTSEGNGPLENHAMANKSLKRPNADSDEEDDKGAVAPPVHDIYRARQQKRIR is encoded by the exons ATGGCTGCGGAAGGAGCGTCCGACCAG gCTGCAGAATACATCCCAGAGAAGGTgaaaaaagcagagaagaagTTGGAAGAAAATCCTTATGACCTGGACGCATGGAGCATTCTGATTCGAGAAGCACAG AATCAACCTATAGACAAAGCAAGGAAGACCTATGAGCGACTTGTCGCCCAATTCCCAAGTTCGGGCAGGTTCTGGAAACTATTCATAGAGGCTGAG ATAAAGGCAAAAAACTATGACAAAGTTGAAAAG TTATTTCAAAGGTGCTTGATGAAGGTACTACACATTGACCTATGGAAGTGCTACCTGTCCTATGTCAGAGAAACCAAAGGAAAGCTGCCCAGCTACAA AGAAAAAATGGCACAGGCGTATGATTTCGCACTGGACAAAATTGGAATGGAGATCATGTCATACCAG ATCTGGGTGGACTACATCAACTTCTTAAAAGGAGT TGAGGCTGTGGGTTCATACGCAGAGAACCAGCGCATCACTGCTGTGCGGCGAGTTTACCAGAGGGGCTGCGTCAACCCCATGATCAACATTGAGCAACTGTGGCGggactacagtaaatatgaaGAG GGCATCAATGTGCACCTTGCCAAGAAGATGATTGAGGATCGTAGCAGGGACTACATGAATGCCAGGAGGGTGGCTAAG gagTATGAGACCGTGATGAAAGGCCTGGACAGGAACGCCCCCTCAGTGCCTCCCCAGAACTCCCCTCAGGAGGCCCAGCAGGTGGAGATGTGGAAGAAGTACATCCAGTGGGAGAAAAGCAACCCGCTGCGCACTGAAGACCAGACGCTCATTACAAAAAGAG TTATGTTTGCATATGAGCAGTGCCTGTTGGTCCTGGGCCATCACCCCGATGTGTGGTATGAAGCTGCCCAGTACCTGGAACAGTCCAGCAAGCTGTTGGCAGAGAAAGGA GACATGAACAACGCCAAGCTGTTCAGCGATGAGGCTGCCAACATCTACGAGCGTGCCATAGGAACCCTGCTGAAGAAGAACATGCTGCTCTACTTTGCCTTTGCTGACTACGAAGAG AGTCGAATGAAGTACGAGAAGACACACAGCATATATAACCGTCTGCTGACCATAGAAGACATTGATCCAACATTG GTTTACATTCAGTACATGAAGTTTGCCAGGAGGGCAGAGGGAATCAAGCATGGCCGCACCGTTTTTAAGAAAGCCAGAGAGGATCTTCGCACACGGCACCACGTCTATGTGACCGCCGCACTGATGGAATACTACTGCAGCAAG gaTAAATCTGTGGCCTTTAAGATATTTGAGCTTGGTTTGAAGAAATATGGAGACATACCAGAGTACATCCTCGCCTACATCGATTACCTCTCTCATCTTAATG AGGACAACAACACTAGGGTGCTGTTTGAGCGGGTGCTGACCTCAGGCAGCCTGTCGCCTGAGAAGTCTGG GGAGATCTGGGCCCGCTTCCTTGCCTTTGAGAGTAACATTGGAGACCTGGCCAGTATCCTGAAGGTGGAGAGGAGGCGATTCACAGCTTTCAAGGATGAATATGAGGGCAAGGAGACTGCATTACTGGTGGACAGATACAAGTTCATGGATCTGTACCCCTGCTCTACCAGCGAGCTGAAGGCCCTTGGGTACAAG GATGTGTCTCGTGCCAAACTGGCAGCTCTGCTCCCGGAGACTGTGGTGACGCCCTCGACTCCTGCGCAGAAAGAAGAGGGCGACCGTAAGCCTGAGTACCCCAAACCCGACACTAACCAGATGATCCCCTTCCAGCCTCGCCACCTGGCCC CTCCAGGACTGCACCCTGTCCCAGGCGGTGTGTTCCCTGTGCCTCCAACTGCAGTGCTCCTCATGAAGCTGCTGCCCCCTCCAGCCTGTTTCATG GGTCCTTTTGTGCAGGTGGACGAGCTGATCGAGAACTTCAGAAGATGCACACTACCAGAAa CTGTCGATGCTGCTGTCGAGCTGATCACTGGCCGACAGCCAGAGCTGACCAGCGAGGGCAACGGGCCGCTGGAGAACCACGCCATGGCCAACAAGTCCTTGAAGAGGCCCAACGCCGACTCAGACGAAGAGGATGACAAGGGCGCCGTGGCCCCGCCCGTCCACGACATCTACAGGGCTCGGCAGCAGAAGAGGATTCGatga